The Oncorhynchus masou masou isolate Uvic2021 unplaced genomic scaffold, UVic_Omas_1.1 unplaced_scaffold_1228, whole genome shotgun sequence genome contains the following window.
AAAAGATGTCAGGCTGGCAACACGGCCCCAGTTGACGGTCCCGTCTTCAAAGATGCTATGGGCTACTGCACTGATGAACTTCACGTTATCCCCTCTGTCATCCACATAGAGTGTGTTGATCATACCTGTAACATCCATAGCGCAAACATGCTAAATTACTTTGTCACTGGCTTGTGTTAGCTGTTGGTGTCATAACACAATACCTACCGTTGTATGTGTATCTGTGCTTCTCTAGTAATTGCCCGATAACTCTACTCATTGTTGACAGAGCTTTGCTTTCGTTCCACCTAGGTTTCAGAAGTCCCGTACATTGTCCTAGGACACATTTAATGAGTTGCCTGGTGTCGGTGTCCAGGGCTCCGGTCTGGTGCTGGTATGTTTCCCGATGTGATATCTTCATTGTGTGCATGATTGTGTGCATTTATGAGTCAATGGTAGCCTATGGTACACCTATGACTGCAATGATAGTCTGCAGACGTGTTGACACTATTATATATACACGAGGGGAGTTATTCACGCTAGCTCTAACACTGACATAATGCAACTATTACACCAGGGGTAACATCGGCCTTGTGCAGTCGACCAGGTCAAAGAGACAAGAGGATATCAAAGGCGTACTTCATGTTACGTTTATTTAAATACAGCGACACTACAATCCCAGTACCGTACATGATATCGGCCATGCTCATAGAATGTACGCTCATACAATGTCTTATGTTTGTTACAGTAGAAGGTAATGTACAACAACAAGAAAAAAGGGCAACATGTCAAGGTATAAAAGTGAAAGTCTTCAGCCTCATCCGAAGTTCTTTGGTCATTTCATCACAGTGAGGGTGATGTCCTTGGGAGGGTAGGTACCTTCCCTGGATGGTGAGGGCACTGCAGACAACGCAGCGGTTCAGGTCGCTGATTGAAGTGTACCCATAAGCCGAGTTGGTGATGATTCTATCAGGGAATGCAATCTTTCCCCTCCTGTACCGTTCCTTCCCCAGTAAGAGCATCATCTCGTCTTCTCGATTCGTGTACCTATCGGTAAGGTACTTACAGCGGCCGCTTGTGTTGTACACGTGAAAGATGTGCTCACCCAGCAGGGTGTCGTTCTCAACAAAGTTCTTGATTTCTATGTTACACATGAAACATTTGTGTGTGTCAACCGTATTTGGAAGGTGGTACATGTTGGCAGACTCTCCTAGTACACCAAAGTGATTGGTGCCGTAAGCTAAGCAGCTATCCGTTTCGAGGTCTCCCCATCTGTACTCATGTCCAGGTCCTCTCCTAGTGAACAAAGGAGTGCTGTCGATAGACCCTGCCACTTTCAGATGCTTCAACGTTGCCTTGAAGCGGCTACCAATGTCAGGGCATGCCATGTAATGATCTTGGTCTGGTGGCGATGTACAGATGATGCAATGTTTTGTACCTGCGATTGTAACGTAGCCATCGTTCGAGTACAACATGAAGTCAGGGAATGCTAGCATCCCACTTTGGAACCTCAGCCTCCCTTGTAGGATGATAAGCTCCTTTTCACGTCCCCTGTACTGGAGCTTCACATAGCGACACTGGCCTTCCCCGTGTCGCACGTGTTCATTTAATCCAGGGTCACCTCTTTTGTATCCAGACAGTACTATGTTACAATCAGCACACTTATATGTGTCATATGTTCCATCAACGCGCATCATAACATTAGGGTCTTTGAGTAAGTCATATTCATTCCTCCGACCTTTGAAACAGTTTTCGCGAGCGGTGCCTTGAGGGGTTATAGTCTGGTTACTGTCCACCTCAAGTCTATGGTCGAAGACAGTCACGACCGTTGCAACCCCCTGAATTATCTGCACTTCTGGGACACACTCCAGTGTAGTACTACTGTAGTTTGGGTTCTGCATGGTTCACTACGCTCCACAAGGTGTTAGAAAAGCCACTGATGGTTTGTGTTAAGTACACTGATAGCGAGGTGCAACATATCTCAGTCTTTTATACAAGTACACAAGGGGCCATGTCCCTAGGCTGTATAAGGGGATACGATTTGGGTGTATGAACTCTGGTTGGATCAGCCTAAGGCAAGCCATAGGACTGGGAACGGAGCGTCTAACCACGGAGCCGATATCACACCCAGGGTGGGCGTCCAAATGAGCAATTTTATTCCAACACACTTAGGCAATGTATGTGTTGACAATGGTACACGGGTCTGAGGGATGTCAGGGTGCACCTTtcctccctggagttgttgataCTATCTATATACATGTGATGTGACTGTATTGTACTTTGGGAATAATAAAAACATTCTATTTGAAACATTGTGTAAGGATCTGTTATGACATGACTTTATTTCATAGGAATATGGACATTGACATATATCATCATTAGCTACATAGGTTACATAGTCACACTATAGACCAAGTGTCATTACACTACACAGAGTACCGTGCCACTTTATTAGCAGGTACCCCTTTTCCCTTTGTTTGCCTAGTCCAATAGTCATCACCCTTTCCCCTGACAAGAGCGGTCTTCCTACACTTGCAGCAAGACATAGATGATATCTTACGTAGAGCCTTGTACACACCAGGGTTGACAAAGGAACTGCTGCATACCACACAGCCCTGAGTCAACATCTCACTAAGTTCACACAACTCGTTCTGTGTGAACTCGCCAGGCTTCAGCTTTTCCAACAGCGACATCAAACTGCTTTCCAGACGGAGTCCCTCTTTGGGATCCATAGTGCACACCTTGATCACTCCGAGCAGGCAGCATACAGCGATGCACTTCCAACTCTTGAAGCGTAACAACCTGATGTCCAATGTACGTTTAGAAAACAGCTTGGCAGCTACCAGTATGACACTTTCATTCAGCACATCGATAGGTGACGGGGCAAGGGACGTTTGTCCGAGGACGTGTTCCAGAATAAGATACTTGCACAGTATACTGATCATGTTGTCACCGTTGGCAGGGAACACGGCTCCTTTCAACTTGGTAATTATCTGCTTCTCAGCCTCTTGTATCCCCTTTTCATCTGTCAAGATGTAAAGGTTGAACTTGGGCTTACCCATATCTCTGGAGGACTCTATAACACATGCCTTGTTTACCCAGTCCCTGTGCTCGCACAAGCCCTTTAGATCACATTCCGTGAACACAGCATGCATCTTAATTGAGAGCGATAGGCATGCAGCTCG
Protein-coding sequences here:
- the LOC135529989 gene encoding induced myeloid leukemia cell differentiation protein Mcl-1 homolog yields the protein MKISHRETYQHQTGALDTDTRQLIKCVLGQCTGLLKPRWNESKALSTMSRVIGQLLEKHRYTYNGMINTLYVDDRGDNVKFISAVAHSIFEDGTVNWGRVASLTSFGAAVCRYLRDKGRDDCVDLVGEEISEYLVTHHKDWLVKHNSWNGFVEFFPVAEPGSRCRNIIMTIFGLAGIGATMTFLVM